One Deinococcus carri genomic window carries:
- a CDS encoding GTP pyrophosphokinase family protein, giving the protein MESAALVEAYREALPDYEQLRDAVVAHVTRLLEGAGLNIHHVTGRVKRPASLADKLRRKPGRYACLDDVTDLVGVRVITYFEKDVNVVARLMEDHHVVDWDNSIDKSRMHDPDRFGYLGVHYVLRAEPDLVPGLPGVRYEVQIRSILQHAWAEIEHDLGYKNPQAVPREVRRRFYRLAGLLEMADEEFMALHRMARDYAATLPQRIAEEPESVFIDAQSMTYLLGAPPIHDLDLDLAAGLHVPLLSGWPDPERPQRLASLLHHVGVRSVGLLQKELARHQAEVQQFGVALLPRLRALWSPAGGLRPGSSVVQYALLRACANPNFDPREVISLLDLSDPGASGRMVQTVREVYDRTLGPSAGEGQASGNPLPG; this is encoded by the coding sequence ATGGAAAGTGCGGCGTTGGTGGAGGCGTACCGGGAGGCGCTGCCGGACTACGAGCAGCTCCGCGACGCGGTGGTGGCCCACGTCACGCGGCTGCTGGAGGGGGCCGGACTGAACATCCACCACGTGACGGGGCGGGTGAAGCGGCCTGCCAGTCTCGCGGACAAGCTGCGGCGCAAGCCGGGGCGCTATGCCTGCCTGGACGACGTGACCGACCTGGTGGGGGTGCGCGTCATCACCTATTTCGAGAAGGACGTGAACGTGGTCGCCCGCCTGATGGAGGACCACCACGTCGTGGACTGGGACAACAGCATCGACAAGTCGCGGATGCACGACCCCGACCGCTTCGGGTATCTGGGCGTGCATTACGTGCTGCGTGCCGAGCCGGACCTGGTGCCGGGGCTGCCCGGCGTGCGCTACGAGGTGCAGATTCGCTCCATCCTCCAGCACGCCTGGGCCGAGATTGAACACGACCTCGGCTACAAGAATCCCCAGGCCGTGCCGCGCGAGGTGCGCCGCCGCTTCTACCGCCTCGCGGGCCTGCTGGAAATGGCCGACGAGGAGTTCATGGCCCTGCACCGCATGGCCCGCGACTACGCCGCCACCCTGCCCCAGCGCATCGCGGAGGAACCCGAGAGCGTCTTTATCGATGCCCAGAGCATGACCTACCTGCTGGGCGCGCCCCCTATCCACGACCTCGACCTGGATCTGGCGGCTGGCCTGCACGTCCCGCTGCTTTCCGGCTGGCCCGACCCGGAGAGGCCCCAGCGTCTCGCCAGCCTGTTGCACCACGTCGGCGTGCGTTCGGTGGGCCTGCTCCAGAAGGAACTGGCCCGCCACCAGGCGGAGGTGCAGCAGTTCGGCGTGGCCCTGCTGCCCCGGCTGCGTGCCCTGTGGTCGCCCGCCGGGGGCCTGCGCCCCGGCAGCAGCGTGGTGCAGTACGCCCTGCTGCGGGCCTGCGCCAACCCCAACTTCGACCCACGCGAGGTCATCAGCCTGCTGGACCTCAGCGACCCCGGCGCGTCGGGGCGCATGGTCCAGACCGTGCGGGAGGTGTACGACCGCACGCTGGGGCCGTCCGCCGGGGAGGGCCAGGCCAGCGGGAACCCTCTGCCCGGTTAG